A portion of the Amyelois transitella isolate CPQ chromosome 2, ilAmyTran1.1, whole genome shotgun sequence genome contains these proteins:
- the LOC106133551 gene encoding uncharacterized protein LOC106133551 isoform X3 yields the protein MWYQGEDEDEEDLMCSPAILARRASESWINVPPVEMLSTPQTLQRKKSLPDVAGMPRANDAMSREEVSALGSARREEVRRMHEETEKLRANPLLYLVSPQVKDWFSRQQLVILVLFINISLGIMFFKLLT from the exons atgtgGTATCAAGGTGAGGACGAAGATGAGGAAGATCTCATGTGTTCGCCGGCGATTCTCGCTCGGAGAGCGTCTGAAAGCTGGATAAATGTGCCTCCAGTTGAG ATGCTGAGCACTCCACAAACGCTTCAGCGGAAGAAATCGTTACCGGACGTGGCGGGGATGCCACGTGCGAACGACGCGATGTCTCGTGAGGAGGTGTCGGCGCTGGGCTCGGCTCGCCGCGAAGAAGTACGCAGAATGCATGAGGAAACGGAGAAATTAAGAGCAAACCCATTGCTCTATTTAGTCAGTCCGCAAGTAAAG GACTGGTTCTCCCGGCAACAGCTAGTGATCCTGGTGCTTTTCATCAACATCTCGCTGGGCATCATGTTCTTCAAGCTGCTGACGTAG